In Janthinobacterium sp. J1-1, a single genomic region encodes these proteins:
- the cobA gene encoding uroporphyrinogen-III C-methyltransferase, whose protein sequence is MAQGYVTLVGAGPGDPDLLTIKAVKAIASADVVLIDDLVNPAILAHAAPGVRVVEVGKRGGCASTPQAFIERLMLAEARAGLHVVRLKGGDPYLFGRGGEERAYLRSHGVRVEVVPGISSGLAAPSAIGVPLTHRGWSQGAIFVTGHGKDAASEPNWAALAQSGLTLVIYMGVARVASIQAGLLAGGMAPGTPVAVVQSASLDAQRQLLSTLQDLPLALQASGLGSPSIIVVGEVVRCADAWDAHGGAHAVAAAR, encoded by the coding sequence ATGGCACAAGGCTACGTTACCCTGGTGGGCGCCGGTCCCGGCGACCCGGATCTGCTGACCATCAAGGCGGTCAAGGCCATCGCGTCGGCCGACGTGGTGCTGATCGACGACCTGGTCAACCCGGCCATCCTGGCCCATGCGGCGCCTGGCGTGCGGGTGGTGGAAGTGGGCAAGCGCGGCGGCTGCGCGTCGACACCGCAGGCATTCATCGAACGGCTGATGCTGGCCGAGGCACGCGCTGGCCTGCATGTGGTGCGCCTGAAAGGCGGCGACCCCTATCTGTTCGGACGCGGCGGCGAAGAGCGCGCCTACCTGCGCAGCCATGGCGTGCGGGTCGAGGTGGTGCCCGGCATCAGCAGCGGCCTGGCCGCGCCGTCGGCCATCGGCGTGCCGCTGACCCATCGCGGCTGGAGCCAGGGGGCGATTTTCGTCACCGGCCACGGCAAGGATGCGGCCTCGGAACCAAACTGGGCGGCGCTGGCGCAAAGCGGGCTGACCCTGGTGATCTACATGGGCGTGGCGCGCGTGGCGTCGATCCAGGCGGGGCTGCTGGCCGGCGGCATGGCGCCCGGCACGCCGGTGGCGGTGGTGCAATCGGCCAGCCTGGACGCGCAGCGCCAGTTGCTGAGCACCTTGCAGGACTTGCCGCTTGCCCTGCAGGCCAGTGGCCTGGGCAGCCCCAGCATCATCGTGGTGGGCGAAGTGGTGCGCTGCGCCGACGCCTGGGATGCGCATGGTGGCGCCCATGCGGTGGCGGCGGCGCGATAA
- a CDS encoding CmpA/NrtA family ABC transporter substrate-binding protein, translating into MTEQAGGHMRWTQPEKHVVRIGYLPLTDCASLIMAAELGFDEQYGIKIELSRETSWAGVRDKLGNGELDAAHVLYGLVFGVQMGIGGQQHDMAVLMNLNHNGQSVALSADLARAGAVDGASLARQLGSAGRPYVFAHTFPTGNHAMLLQYWLAAHGIDPVRDARVMTVPPSQMVAALRAGQMDGFCAGEPWGSKAIADGVGVTATTSGAIWPDHPGKVLGTGAAFAQQHPNTCRALIAAVLEAGRWIDASDANRLRMAAILAGPAYLNTPQELLAPRILGHYCDGLGKCWNEQHGLRFHGDGAVNFPYLSDGMWFMTQHRRWGLLRDEPDYLAVAGQVTRLDLYRQAAEMTGTPVPISLMRASTLCDGVVWDGSNPEQYAASFAIRHFF; encoded by the coding sequence ATGACAGAGCAAGCGGGTGGTCACATGCGATGGACGCAGCCTGAAAAACACGTGGTGCGGATCGGCTATCTGCCGCTGACGGACTGTGCCTCGCTGATCATGGCGGCGGAACTGGGCTTTGACGAGCAATACGGCATCAAGATCGAACTGAGCCGCGAGACCTCGTGGGCCGGCGTGCGCGACAAGCTGGGCAATGGCGAACTCGACGCCGCCCATGTGCTGTACGGCCTGGTGTTCGGCGTGCAGATGGGCATCGGCGGCCAGCAGCATGACATGGCCGTGCTGATGAACCTGAACCATAACGGGCAATCGGTGGCCTTGTCGGCAGACCTGGCGCGCGCCGGCGCGGTCGATGGCGCGTCGCTGGCGCGCCAGCTGGGCAGCGCCGGACGTCCTTATGTATTTGCGCACACTTTCCCTACCGGCAATCATGCGATGCTGCTGCAATACTGGCTGGCCGCGCACGGCATCGATCCGGTGCGCGATGCGCGCGTGATGACGGTGCCGCCGTCGCAGATGGTGGCGGCCCTGCGCGCCGGCCAGATGGACGGCTTTTGTGCCGGCGAGCCGTGGGGCAGCAAGGCGATTGCCGACGGCGTCGGCGTGACGGCCACCACCAGCGGCGCCATCTGGCCCGATCATCCGGGCAAGGTACTGGGCACCGGTGCCGCGTTTGCGCAGCAGCATCCGAATACCTGCCGCGCGCTGATCGCCGCCGTGCTCGAAGCGGGGCGCTGGATCGATGCGAGCGATGCCAACCGGCTGCGGATGGCCGCCATCCTGGCCGGCCCCGCCTACCTGAATACGCCGCAGGAACTGCTGGCGCCGCGCATCCTGGGCCACTATTGCGATGGCCTGGGCAAGTGCTGGAACGAACAGCATGGCTTGCGCTTCCATGGCGACGGCGCCGTCAATTTTCCGTATCTGTCCGACGGCATGTGGTTCATGACCCAGCACCGGCGCTGGGGCCTGCTGCGCGACGAACCCGACTACCTGGCGGTGGCCGGCCAGGTCACGCGCCTGGACCTGTACCGCCAGGCGGCCGAAATGACGGGCACGCCGGTACCAATCAGCCTGATGCGCGCATCGACCCTGTGCGATGGGGTAGTCTGGGACGGCAGCAATCCCGAACAGTACGCGGCCTCGTTCGCGATCCGCCACTTTTTTTGA